CCTCAACCCCGGGGAGAACAACCACTACGTGGTGCATGGTGATTTCCACGCCCTCCAGTATGCGCCGGAGTCGGTCGATTTCGTGTTCACGAATTCGTTGGACCATGCGTTCGACATCAGCCGGATCGCCAAGGAGGTGCGGAAGGTGCTGAAGGCGGACGGACGCCTGATCATCGAGGCCATCGACGGCGAGGCGGAGGGCGAGCAACCGGGTTTCTTCGAGAGCTTCTCATGGTCCACCACGGATGACCTGGTGAGGTTGTTCGAGCGGGAAGGCTTCAAGCTCGTGAAGCGCGAGCCTTTCGAGTATCCATGGAAAGGCCGCCAGCTCCACCTGGTGAAAGCCGCGGATGCCCCCGTGGCGGGATGAACCCGGCCACCGCATGATCCGCAGGCTGGTGCCTGCGGCAGACCCTTATAAACAGATTTTACGAAGATGAGTTTGCGTGACCTTCCAACCCGCATCGGGCTGTGGCCCGAGTTCGCCCTGCTGGACGGGGTGAAGGTGCCCATCCGGGGATCTTTCCTCGCTCCCAGGATGCGCCGCCACCTCATGCGGGGTGGCTATGAACGGGCGGAGCGGAAGTTGCTCGCGCAGTTGATCGGGCCGGGCGACCGGGTGATCGAGCTGGGAGCTTCCCTGGGCATCGTTTCGACCCTTTTGGCGAAGAAAGTAGGGAAGGCCGGTGCGGTCTTGTCGGCCGAACCGAACAGCTTGCTGAAGCCCCATTTCGAACGCCAGCTCTCGGTGAACGGGGAGAAGGTGGAGCTGCTGGGTTTGCTGGGATGCCCCCTGTGGGATGGGCCGGTGCCGGAGGAGGTGGCGAGGCAACGGTTTTCCGCGGTGGCGAATTCCCTGTCCGGCCGGGCCGCAGGGGATGGGGGGGACTCCGTGCCATGGGTGACCTTGAAGGAACTGGCGGAACGCGGAGGCATGCCGGAGCCGACCGCCCTTGTCATCGACGTGGAGGGTGGGGAGCAGGTCTGGTGCGACCATGCGCCGAACTTCCCGCCGTCACTCCGAAAGATCATCGTCGAGGTCCACCCCCACCTGATCGGTGAGGTGAAGGCCGGAACCTGCATCCAGGCGCTGGTGCGCGAGGGCTTCGGGATCGCCGCGTTCAGCGGGACGGTGTTCGGCCTGACCCGCTGAGCAGGGAGAGGAGCCGCCGCGCGTGCTCCTGCGGTGAGAACTGCCGGAGGACGTGCTCACGCACCTTGGCGAATGCCGCCGAAGTGGACTCCGGATTTTCCCACGCGTGACGGATGACGGCGGTGAGGGAGGCGGCGGTGGATTCCGCGCTGACGAAGGTGGGCAGATGCCCGCCGTAAATGTCCTCCACCCCTTCGCAGGGGAAAGCGAAGGCGGGCTTGCCCGCCGTGACCGCCTCGACGAGGGAGCGGGGCAGGCCTTCGCGGAAGCTGGGCAGCAGCAGGGTATCCGCACGCTCCAGCAGGGAGGAAAGGCCTTCGAAGTTGCCGATCATCGCCACCCGGTCCTGGAGGCCGTGGGTGGAGATGGCCTTTTCCATCTGCGGCAGGTAATCCGGCTCGATGTCCCCGGCCAGCAGCAGGCCGAGACCGGCATGGCCCGCATCGGTGAGGGAACGCAGGACGTGCACTGCATCCACTTGGTTCTTCCGCGGGCTGAGTTTTCCCACGACCAGCAGCCAGCGGCGGACATCCGGGTAGGGCTGGAGGAGCTGGTCCAGCCGCCGGGTGTCCTCCGGGTTTTCAGCCGGGACGCTGACGGAGTTGAAGAGCACATGCACCTTGGGGGAGAACTCCGGATGCGGAGTGAGCGCTTCCGCGATGGTGGAGGAAACAGGGAGGATCAGCTCGTGGTCCTGCAACCGGTACTGGAGGGACTTCCGGATGGTGGCGATGCCGTCCCGCAGGATGACGGCGGAACGGCAGCCCAGCTCGCGGGAAAGGGCCGCCGCTTGGGGCGCCCACCACATTTCGTTGCTGATGATCCAGTCCGGCTTCGGGCCGGACAGGTTGCGGGCGATCGAGCGGATGGCGCCCTTGAACCGCAGGCGGTCGAAGAATTTCCGCCACTCCGGCAGTGGCGTGATGGTGACCGGCACGCCGATGCGGCCGCAGCGCTCGGTGAACTGGCCTTTTTCCGAGGAAATCACCCGCAGGCGGACGGAGCCGTCCGCGGACAATGCGGCGAGGCTTTCCGCGAGGCTGTTCTTCGAGCCGCCCCTGCCCGCGAATTTCTGGATGAAGACGATGTCCATTTCGTGCTGCGGGCATGTTGGGGACGGAGCAAGCGGTCTTGCAAGACCGGGGAAATATCAGAGACTGCCGCCGGATGAGGAAGGCATTGATCCTGGGGCGTAGCAACGGCGTGGGCCTGGACCGCGACGCGGCCCTGCTGGGCGCGGCTCTGGAAGGTGCGGGGATGACGGTGAAGACACCGCCCCTCAAAGGTTTGGGCGCGCTGCTTTCGCGTGAGTTCAAGGCGGACGCCGCCTTTCATCTGGAGCGCGTGGCCCCTTGGTGGAAACGCAAGGC
The nucleotide sequence above comes from Akkermansiaceae bacterium. Encoded proteins:
- a CDS encoding FkbM family methyltransferase; this translates as MSLRDLPTRIGLWPEFALLDGVKVPIRGSFLAPRMRRHLMRGGYERAERKLLAQLIGPGDRVIELGASLGIVSTLLAKKVGKAGAVLSAEPNSLLKPHFERQLSVNGEKVELLGLLGCPLWDGPVPEEVARQRFSAVANSLSGRAAGDGGDSVPWVTLKELAERGGMPEPTALVIDVEGGEQVWCDHAPNFPPSLRKIIVEVHPHLIGEVKAGTCIQALVREGFGIAAFSGTVFGLTR
- a CDS encoding class I SAM-dependent methyltransferase, which encodes MSVESKKAFDPARYFRKLGRSIKKRIYWWKLKRKFTGGWTPGTDEKEFSRRSYNSYDEYLEHQRSKLNIIDLKTYDEKFRAALGKRLAGWGIPLQGKTALCLAARIGSEVKAFIDNGCFAIGIDLNPGENNHYVVHGDFHALQYAPESVDFVFTNSLDHAFDISRIAKEVRKVLKADGRLIIEAIDGEAEGEQPGFFESFSWSTTDDLVRLFEREGFKLVKREPFEYPWKGRQLHLVKAADAPVAG
- a CDS encoding glycosyltransferase family 4 protein, translated to MDIVFIQKFAGRGGSKNSLAESLAALSADGSVRLRVISSEKGQFTERCGRIGVPVTITPLPEWRKFFDRLRFKGAIRSIARNLSGPKPDWIISNEMWWAPQAAALSRELGCRSAVILRDGIATIRKSLQYRLQDHELILPVSSTIAEALTPHPEFSPKVHVLFNSVSVPAENPEDTRRLDQLLQPYPDVRRWLLVVGKLSPRKNQVDAVHVLRSLTDAGHAGLGLLLAGDIEPDYLPQMEKAISTHGLQDRVAMIGNFEGLSSLLERADTLLLPSFREGLPRSLVEAVTAGKPAFAFPCEGVEDIYGGHLPTFVSAESTAASLTAVIRHAWENPESTSAAFAKVREHVLRQFSPQEHARRLLSLLSGSGRTPSR